In Nitrosopumilus sp. b3, one DNA window encodes the following:
- a CDS encoding ATP-binding protein — protein MRKFDLNIEEVLEDWEVYHAIREIIANAIDEQILTDTKEIEIKKEKNSFVIRDYGRGIKYEHLTQNENEEKISHPELVIGKFGVGLKDALATFDRHKVNIIIKSKHGDITIDKSSKHDFEDVVTLHAVISSPSEPEMIGTKVILEGCTKDDIEKAKSLFLKFSGEKVLEKTQYGEILNKESTSRIYINGIKVAEEENFLFSYNITSLTGAMRKALNRERTHVGRTAYTERVKSILLSSNDEKIAKLLVEDLEGYQKGTEHDEMKYVDVAVHACKILNTTSSVVFVTPQQLQYDTMAIDNARHDGLSVVVVPETISQKIRGEQDMSGNTMRDLGQYNIEWNESFEFKFVKPSELNSSEKEIFDKTKDIFGLIGGQPKMIKEIVISETMRREESGMEASGLWEPDKKRIVIKREQLKKMKDYAGTLLHETSHAISGAGDVSREFESELTNIIGKISAESV, from the coding sequence ATGAGAAAATTTGACTTAAACATAGAAGAAGTACTTGAAGATTGGGAAGTATATCATGCAATAAGAGAAATTATTGCAAATGCTATTGACGAGCAAATTCTAACTGACACAAAAGAAATTGAAATTAAAAAAGAAAAAAACAGTTTTGTCATTAGGGATTATGGTCGTGGAATAAAATACGAGCATCTAACTCAGAATGAAAATGAAGAAAAGATTTCACATCCAGAACTAGTAATTGGAAAGTTTGGAGTTGGATTAAAAGATGCACTTGCAACTTTTGATAGACACAAAGTAAACATTATCATCAAATCCAAACACGGAGACATAACAATTGACAAATCATCAAAGCATGATTTTGAAGATGTTGTTACGCTTCATGCAGTTATTTCATCACCGTCAGAACCAGAAATGATTGGTACCAAAGTAATTTTAGAAGGATGCACAAAAGATGACATTGAAAAAGCAAAGAGCCTTTTCTTGAAATTTTCAGGTGAAAAAGTTCTAGAAAAAACACAGTATGGAGAAATTTTGAACAAAGAATCAACATCAAGAATTTACATTAATGGAATCAAAGTTGCTGAAGAAGAAAATTTTCTGTTCTCATATAACATCACTTCATTGACCGGAGCAATGAGAAAAGCACTTAATCGTGAGAGAACACATGTCGGAAGAACCGCATACACAGAACGTGTAAAGTCTATCTTGTTATCCAGCAATGATGAAAAAATCGCTAAACTGCTTGTGGAAGATCTTGAGGGATATCAAAAAGGAACTGAACATGACGAGATGAAGTATGTTGATGTTGCAGTACACGCATGCAAAATTCTTAACACTACCTCATCAGTAGTCTTTGTTACTCCTCAACAATTGCAATACGATACAATGGCCATAGACAATGCTAGACATGATGGGTTGTCCGTGGTAGTAGTTCCTGAAACAATTAGCCAAAAGATACGAGGCGAACAAGACATGTCAGGAAATACCATGAGAGATTTAGGACAATACAATATAGAATGGAATGAGAGTTTTGAATTCAAGTTTGTAAAACCCTCAGAACTGAATTCCTCAGAGAAAGAAATTTTTGATAAAACTAAAGATATTTTCGGTTTAATCGGAGGACAACCAAAGATGATCAAAGAAATTGTAATTTCTGAGACTATGAGAAGAGAAGAATCGGGCATGGAAGCATCTGGATTATGGGAACCAGACAAGAAAAGAATAGTCATTAAACGAGAACAACTAAAGAAAATGAAAGATTATGCAGGGACTCTTCTTCACGAAACAAGCCATGCAATTAGTGGTGCAGGAGATGTTTCAAGAGAATTTGAATCGGAATTGACAAACATCATTGGAAAAATTTCTGCTGAATCCGTGTAA
- a CDS encoding SMC family ATPase translates to MMLLKRIHLKNYRRYRDEDIEFPTGLTGIVGRNGSGKSTLIEAIGWCLYGNSASRTKKDQIKTTGIPESEDCSVTLEMMMGPDSVQIIRELRGKNSSGHASVFVNGNDEAHVRGMNEVSEFVAKRTGMDHVAFFTSVFAKQKELDSLSNMQPGDRKKTIMRLLRINRIDDAIGLIRNDIRGSRDKINYLQGNLKDVDELENKSQQLEEEKVKTTETIKERAEEIKRLFSEVKKKKIEFSTHEKKYRDYNKVSKELAKITTKKYSKIKEKDTIELDLKNAKLSEKRTRTIAPKVKEFESVKKEKANLDSIYGKFKEKEAFQEQHLATESKIKKQESLNKKIENNLASLKGIDKDIKKQEKAKSKLEEEKEVLTKSISGTSAKINENQVRKNELNEEFSKIQDLGENSECPTCKRPLKDHFPHVSKYFTDEISKLDEKINADSEKKNKLELELKSTTKEISELLKEIKDTEDKRTERTSLQTKLREGKRTLSTIIKEKTNLEKKLKKYSDLKYNRKHHTSINKQHTKLSKFNEEAIKLSSDIKRIPMLSKRHKASDDTISKLEHKEKEQTKKLNSIDYDETEYQKSKQALDDVKQNHTNTREEWITLKGEITNLDLQLKQITQEISEEKEKRKTIDEENKQIGSRSKLEKIMNDFRLDLISRIRPILSQRSSELFREITKGKYPSMELDDDYDIKIEDEGNSFTTDRFSGGEEDLANLCLRIAISQELAERSGGMQSNFIALDEVFGSQDEERKNNILRALSELSNQFKQILVITHVEDVKEMLPYVLTIKENSENSVKVETEGIAPLAT, encoded by the coding sequence ATGATGTTATTAAAACGAATACACCTCAAAAACTACCGCAGATACCGAGACGAAGACATTGAGTTTCCTACCGGGCTTACTGGGATAGTGGGTAGGAATGGCTCAGGCAAATCGACTTTGATTGAGGCTATAGGATGGTGCCTATACGGGAACAGTGCATCTAGAACTAAAAAAGATCAGATAAAAACAACAGGAATTCCTGAAAGTGAGGATTGTAGCGTCACGCTTGAAATGATGATGGGTCCAGATTCTGTACAAATTATTCGAGAACTACGAGGAAAAAATTCGTCAGGCCATGCAAGTGTGTTTGTTAATGGAAATGACGAGGCGCATGTAAGAGGAATGAACGAAGTTTCAGAGTTTGTTGCAAAAAGAACGGGCATGGATCATGTAGCATTTTTCACTTCTGTTTTTGCAAAACAAAAAGAACTTGACTCGCTTTCCAATATGCAACCCGGAGATAGAAAGAAGACAATAATGAGACTGCTCCGAATCAACAGAATTGATGATGCTATCGGTCTGATAAGAAACGACATTCGAGGAAGTAGAGACAAGATAAACTATCTCCAAGGGAATCTAAAAGATGTTGATGAATTAGAAAATAAATCTCAACAGCTTGAAGAAGAAAAAGTAAAAACAACTGAGACCATCAAAGAACGTGCAGAGGAAATCAAAAGATTATTTTCTGAAGTCAAGAAAAAGAAGATAGAGTTTTCTACACATGAAAAGAAATACCGTGACTATAACAAAGTAAGCAAAGAACTTGCAAAAATAACAACTAAAAAATATTCCAAGATTAAAGAAAAAGATACAATAGAACTGGATCTCAAAAATGCAAAACTTTCTGAGAAAAGAACTAGAACAATAGCTCCTAAAGTAAAGGAATTTGAATCTGTGAAAAAAGAAAAGGCAAATCTTGATTCCATATATGGAAAATTCAAAGAAAAAGAGGCATTTCAAGAACAACATTTGGCAACAGAATCTAAAATCAAAAAACAAGAATCTCTTAACAAGAAAATCGAGAACAACCTTGCATCACTAAAAGGAATAGACAAAGACATCAAAAAACAAGAGAAAGCAAAATCAAAACTTGAAGAAGAAAAAGAGGTTTTAACCAAATCAATAAGCGGAACATCGGCAAAAATCAACGAAAATCAGGTACGAAAAAATGAATTGAACGAAGAATTTTCCAAAATTCAAGATCTTGGAGAAAATAGTGAATGCCCAACATGTAAACGACCATTAAAAGATCATTTTCCTCACGTGTCCAAGTACTTTACAGATGAAATATCGAAACTTGATGAAAAAATTAATGCAGATTCAGAAAAGAAGAATAAACTAGAGTTAGAACTCAAATCAACTACCAAGGAAATCTCAGAACTGTTGAAGGAAATTAAAGACACAGAAGATAAAAGAACAGAAAGAACTTCTCTACAAACCAAACTACGTGAAGGAAAAAGAACATTGTCTACAATAATCAAAGAAAAGACAAATTTGGAAAAGAAGTTGAAAAAGTACTCTGATTTGAAATATAACCGAAAACATCATACATCAATAAACAAACAACACACAAAACTTTCAAAGTTTAATGAAGAGGCCATAAAACTATCTTCAGACATAAAAAGAATTCCTATGTTGTCAAAAAGACATAAGGCTTCAGATGATACCATTTCCAAACTTGAACATAAAGAAAAAGAGCAAACCAAAAAACTAAACTCCATAGACTATGATGAAACAGAATACCAAAAGTCTAAACAGGCTCTAGATGATGTAAAACAAAATCACACAAACACACGAGAAGAATGGATAACCTTGAAAGGAGAAATAACAAATTTGGATCTTCAACTCAAGCAAATCACACAAGAGATATCCGAAGAAAAAGAAAAGAGAAAGACAATAGATGAGGAAAACAAACAAATCGGTTCGAGAAGCAAATTAGAAAAAATAATGAATGATTTCAGATTAGATTTGATTTCTAGAATAAGGCCTATTCTGTCACAAAGATCGTCTGAACTCTTTAGAGAAATAACAAAAGGAAAGTATCCTTCAATGGAACTTGACGACGATTATGACATAAAGATAGAGGATGAAGGAAACAGCTTTACTACCGACAGATTTTCAGGAGGTGAAGAAGATCTTGCAAATCTATGCCTACGTATTGCAATTTCACAAGAATTAGCAGAAAGATCTGGCGGCATGCAATCTAATTTCATAGCACTTGATGAGGTATTTGGCAGTCAGGATGAAGAGCGAAAGAATAACATCCTCAGAGCCCTATCTGAGCTCTCAAACCAGTTCAAACAGATTTTAGTCATTACCCATGTAGAAGATGTAAAGGAAATGCTTCCATACGTTCTAACAATTAAGGAAAACTCTGAAAACTCTGTTAAAGTTGAAACGGAAGGAATTGCACCATTAGCAACATAA
- a CDS encoding exonuclease SbcCD subunit D has translation MKIVHFSDTHLGHSDYGKFDSESGINKRENDVYQVFKEIVDHIIKAKPDLAIHAGDLFDSIRPSNRAISIALEQLSRLSKEKIPTVIIAGNHSTPRQKSTDTIFKILQYFPDIYPVFGGKYEKLKIGDCSIHAIPHSYSDEDLQEGIKKLKPDKSSKYNIMVAHAAIRGVEEASWGEFKEQTIPVSALKSDFDYIALGHYHRFLKIKDNAYYCGSPERISFNEVNDKKGFLEVTLDDFSVKHVPTTARDMLIFKPIECEKLSATEIVTELEKMVSGKINDKIVKVFFNNIPRHVHSSLDLQKIRQIMSNALHYEPVYNWKFDDSSNMVSSQIGSINEEFENYLKNIELEKKELEEIKSLGNEYLNNVIEEEA, from the coding sequence ATGAAGATAGTACACTTTTCAGACACGCACTTAGGACATTCAGACTATGGGAAATTTGACTCTGAATCAGGCATAAACAAGCGAGAAAACGATGTCTACCAAGTTTTCAAGGAAATTGTTGATCATATCATCAAAGCAAAACCGGATTTGGCAATCCATGCAGGTGACCTGTTTGACAGCATACGTCCTTCTAACAGAGCAATCTCCATTGCACTAGAACAACTATCGCGACTATCAAAGGAAAAGATTCCTACTGTCATCATTGCAGGAAATCATTCTACACCAAGGCAAAAATCAACAGACACCATCTTCAAAATTTTGCAATACTTTCCAGACATATATCCTGTATTTGGAGGGAAGTACGAAAAACTAAAGATCGGAGACTGTTCAATCCATGCGATTCCTCACTCATATTCTGACGAAGACCTGCAAGAAGGAATCAAAAAACTGAAACCAGACAAATCCTCCAAATACAACATCATGGTGGCACATGCTGCCATACGAGGTGTGGAAGAAGCGTCATGGGGAGAGTTCAAAGAACAAACAATTCCCGTTTCTGCACTAAAAAGCGACTTTGATTATATTGCACTAGGACACTACCATCGATTTTTGAAAATAAAAGACAATGCATACTATTGCGGTTCTCCTGAAAGAATTAGTTTCAACGAAGTCAACGACAAGAAAGGATTCTTAGAAGTCACTCTTGATGATTTTTCAGTAAAACATGTTCCTACCACTGCACGTGACATGTTGATCTTCAAACCAATAGAATGCGAAAAACTCAGCGCAACTGAAATTGTAACAGAACTTGAAAAGATGGTATCTGGAAAAATTAATGATAAGATAGTCAAGGTATTTTTCAACAACATTCCAAGACATGTTCATTCATCCTTGGACTTGCAAAAGATTCGACAAATTATGTCCAATGCATTGCATTATGAGCCCGTATACAACTGGAAGTTTGATGATAGCAGCAACATGGTATCGTCACAAATTGGTTCGATAAACGAAGAGTTTGAAAACTATCTCAAAAACATAGAACTTGAGAAGAAAGAACTTGAAGAAATCAAATCCCTCGGTAACGAATACCTCAACAATGTGATAGAGGAGGAAGCATGA